Proteins encoded together in one Streptomyces sp. NBC_01216 window:
- a CDS encoding NUDIX hydrolase, which translates to MGTPDFIRELRATAGHQLLFLPGVSAVVFDDRGRVLLGRRTDTGMWSIIGGIVEPGEQPAACAVREVYEETAVRCEVERVVLVQTLRRPVVYPNGDRCQFMDVSFRCRAVGGEAKVNDEESTEVAWFGLDALPEMKRFSLFRIERALADEPTWFDTMPPDRSVGSTHIGGGGAAS; encoded by the coding sequence ATGGGTACTCCTGACTTCATCCGCGAACTGCGGGCCACCGCGGGCCACCAGCTGCTCTTCCTGCCCGGGGTCAGCGCGGTGGTCTTCGACGACCGGGGGCGGGTCCTGCTCGGACGGCGGACCGACACCGGCATGTGGTCGATCATCGGCGGCATCGTCGAGCCGGGCGAGCAGCCCGCGGCCTGCGCCGTCCGTGAGGTGTACGAGGAGACCGCCGTACGCTGCGAGGTCGAGCGGGTCGTGCTCGTCCAGACCCTGAGGCGACCGGTCGTCTATCCCAACGGCGACCGGTGCCAGTTCATGGACGTGTCCTTCCGCTGCCGGGCGGTCGGCGGCGAAGCCAAGGTCAACGACGAGGAGTCGACAGAGGTCGCCTGGTTCGGACTGGACGCGCTCCCCGAGATGAAGCGCTTCTCGCTCTTCAGGATCGAACGGGCCCTCGCCGACGAACCCACATGGTTCGACACCATGCCCCCGGACCGAAGTGTGGGCTCGACGCACATCGGTGGGGGAGGGGCCGCTTCGTAG
- a CDS encoding carbohydrate ABC transporter permease, with protein sequence MTVSTSHRPTASRSPAPSPITGRAASTPRAKRRKWATKGHLIAASLVTLAFVSPVYLTVVNAFKPQDQIVSDPTALPAPPTIQNLTDALSRPDHIIQIGLANSLVTVVASVILIIPIGAASSFWLSRRSALLQRIVLAVFGAGLMIPPSVILLPTIRILTFLQLDHTYAGLVLSNIGGGYLAFAVFVYSGFLRSIPGEIIEAATVDGAGTLRIWWKIVMPLLRPATATVTIFLSLWIWNDFMNPQFILGPLHGQTITTGLYQSLGQFSTNYAQLFGVMLLAAVIPVAGYLFLQKQFIAGLTSGASK encoded by the coding sequence GTGACCGTATCGACCTCGCACCGGCCGACCGCATCGCGGAGCCCCGCGCCGAGCCCAATCACCGGCCGCGCCGCTTCCACACCGCGAGCCAAGCGCCGCAAGTGGGCGACGAAGGGCCACCTCATCGCGGCCTCACTGGTGACTTTGGCCTTCGTCAGCCCCGTCTACCTCACCGTCGTCAACGCCTTCAAACCGCAGGACCAGATCGTCTCGGATCCCACCGCCCTGCCGGCACCGCCGACGATCCAGAACCTGACGGACGCGCTGTCCCGCCCCGACCACATCATCCAGATCGGCCTCGCCAACTCTTTGGTCACGGTCGTCGCGTCGGTGATCCTGATCATCCCGATCGGCGCGGCGTCCAGCTTCTGGCTGTCCCGCCGCTCGGCACTCCTCCAACGGATCGTCCTGGCCGTGTTCGGCGCCGGCCTGATGATCCCGCCCTCGGTGATCCTCCTGCCCACCATCCGGATCCTGACCTTCCTGCAACTGGACCACACGTACGCAGGGCTGGTCCTGTCCAACATCGGCGGCGGATACCTGGCGTTCGCGGTCTTCGTCTACTCCGGATTCCTGCGATCCATCCCGGGCGAGATCATCGAGGCCGCGACCGTGGACGGCGCCGGAACGCTGCGGATCTGGTGGAAGATCGTCATGCCGCTGCTGCGCCCGGCCACCGCGACCGTCACGATCTTCCTGTCGCTGTGGATCTGGAACGACTTCATGAATCCGCAGTTCATTCTCGGTCCGCTGCACGGACAGACCATCACTACCGGCCTCTACCAGTCGCTCGGCCAGTTCTCCACCAACTACGCACAGCTGTTCGGCGTGATGCTCCTGGCCGCGGTCATACCCGTCGCCGGATACCTCTTCCTGCAGAAGCAGTTCATCGCCGGACTCACCTCGGGAGCCAGCAAGTGA
- a CDS encoding helix-turn-helix domain-containing protein — translation MSQEQAAYLELLARGAAAEAYDRPVLLARADGAGPEALAELERAKRLALRVRAELEGRRRREAELSALFETAHDLAGLRDLDAVLRAIVQRARSLLGTEVAYLSLNDPTAGDTYMRVTEGSVSARFQQLRLGMGEGLGGLVAQTARPYVTDDYFHDARFQHTRTIDSAVGDEGLVAILGVPLTLGSQVIGVLFAADRRARVFEREQVALLGSFAAHAAVAIDTANLLAETRSALAELERANDIIREHSGVIERASEVHDRLTELVLRGGGVHDVAGAVSEVLDGTVAFTEEWTGSARLADGHALRDGDRWVAAVSAGGQTLGALVLCGQPDLDPVDQRTLERAALVTSLLLLARRSAGEAEQRVRGELLDDLLDAPDRDPHLLRERAARLRTDVDAPQVVLAARIDRSGASSDADAGGRESADRRRLWSAASHLAATRHGLASARDGGTVLLLPLGPGESAAELARQTARHLGDAVREPVTVGASAPVPTPAARPARVSLAYQEARRCLEALRLLHREGDGAGAEDLGFLGLLLADGRDIVGFVERTIGAVVDYDRRRGTELVRTMDAYFASGMSPARTKDELHVHVNTVAQRIERIGRLLGADWQAPARALEIQLALRLHALSTATAR, via the coding sequence ATGTCCCAAGAACAGGCCGCCTACCTGGAGCTCCTCGCCCGCGGAGCCGCGGCGGAGGCGTACGACCGGCCCGTGCTCCTCGCCCGCGCCGACGGCGCGGGCCCCGAGGCGCTGGCCGAACTCGAACGAGCCAAGCGGCTCGCCCTGCGGGTGAGGGCCGAGCTGGAGGGACGACGGCGCCGCGAGGCCGAACTCTCCGCCCTCTTCGAGACCGCCCACGACCTGGCGGGACTACGGGACCTCGACGCCGTGCTCCGGGCCATCGTCCAGCGCGCCCGCTCCCTCCTCGGCACCGAGGTCGCCTACCTCAGCCTCAACGACCCCACCGCCGGCGACACCTACATGCGGGTCACCGAGGGCTCCGTCTCCGCCCGCTTCCAGCAGCTCCGTCTCGGCATGGGCGAGGGCCTCGGCGGACTCGTGGCACAGACCGCCCGCCCCTACGTCACGGACGACTACTTCCACGACGCCCGCTTCCAGCACACCCGCACCATCGACTCCGCGGTCGGCGACGAGGGACTCGTCGCCATTCTCGGCGTACCGCTGACACTCGGCAGCCAGGTCATCGGCGTGCTCTTCGCCGCCGACCGGCGCGCCCGGGTCTTCGAGCGCGAGCAGGTCGCCCTGCTGGGCTCCTTCGCCGCGCACGCCGCCGTCGCCATCGACACCGCCAACCTGCTCGCCGAGACCCGCTCGGCCCTGGCCGAGCTCGAGCGGGCCAACGACATCATCCGGGAGCACAGCGGGGTCATCGAGCGGGCCTCGGAGGTCCACGACCGGCTCACCGAACTGGTGCTGCGAGGCGGCGGAGTGCACGACGTGGCCGGCGCCGTGTCCGAAGTGCTCGACGGCACGGTCGCCTTCACGGAGGAGTGGACCGGCAGCGCCCGGCTCGCCGACGGGCACGCCCTCCGCGACGGCGACCGCTGGGTGGCGGCCGTCTCGGCCGGCGGTCAGACCCTGGGCGCCCTCGTCCTGTGCGGACAGCCGGACCTCGACCCGGTTGATCAGCGCACCCTGGAGCGAGCCGCCCTCGTGACCTCGCTGCTGCTGCTAGCCCGCCGCTCCGCCGGAGAGGCCGAGCAGCGGGTACGGGGCGAACTCCTCGACGACCTGCTCGACGCCCCCGACCGCGATCCCCACCTGCTGCGCGAACGCGCCGCGCGTCTGCGGACCGACGTCGACGCGCCTCAGGTCGTGCTCGCCGCCCGCATCGACCGGTCCGGAGCCTCGTCCGACGCCGACGCCGGTGGCCGGGAGTCCGCGGACCGCCGACGGCTCTGGTCGGCCGCCTCGCACCTGGCAGCAACCCGGCACGGGCTCGCCTCCGCCCGCGACGGCGGCACCGTCCTGCTGCTGCCGCTCGGCCCCGGGGAGTCCGCCGCCGAACTGGCCCGGCAGACCGCCCGGCACCTCGGCGACGCGGTCCGTGAGCCCGTGACGGTCGGTGCGTCCGCCCCCGTCCCGACACCCGCCGCCCGCCCGGCGCGGGTCTCCCTCGCCTACCAGGAGGCCCGCCGCTGCCTGGAGGCCCTGCGCCTGCTGCACCGCGAGGGCGACGGTGCCGGGGCCGAGGACCTCGGCTTCCTGGGGCTGCTGCTGGCCGACGGCCGGGACATCGTGGGCTTCGTGGAGCGCACGATCGGCGCGGTCGTCGACTACGACCGGCGCCGCGGCACGGAGCTGGTGCGCACGATGGACGCGTACTTCGCGAGCGGGATGAGCCCGGCCCGCACCAAGGACGAGCTTCACGTCCACGTGAACACGGTCGCCCAGCGCATCGAGCGGATCGGCCGGCTGCTCGGCGCGGACTGGCAGGCTCCCGCCCGCGCCCTGGAGATTCAGCTCGCCCTCCGGCTCCACGCCCTGTCGACGGCGACCGCCCGCTGA
- the lnt gene encoding apolipoprotein N-acyltransferase: protein MSTTITPVDAPGPAASRAGRFAPRRLVRPGAAVLSGFLLFLSFPPRPLWWLALPAFGLLGWTLRGRRPRAGFGLGYLAGLGFLLPLLIWTGEEVGPGPWLALCAAEALFVAASCLGIAAVSRLPGWPVFAAALWILGEAARARVPFGGFPWGKIAFGQADGVFLPLAAVGGTPVLGFAVALCGFGLYETVRRIRAYRRTGAAPRGALAVAALTVLVPVTGAVAALPLVDDTAEDGTATVAAVQGNVPRLGLDFNSQRRAVLDNHVARTKELAADVKAGRKPQPDFVLWPENSSDIDPYANPDAQEVIDGAVRAIGVPTVIGAVVAPPTGKLRNTLIEWDPGKGPVATYDKRHVQPFGEYIPMRSFVRVFNSNVDRVSRDFGPGTKVGLFGLAGTKVGLATCYEAAFDWAVRDTVTHGAQLISVPSNNATFGRSEMTYQQLAMSRVRAVEHSRTVVVPVTSGVSAIIGPDGEIVRRSAMFTPDVLVEKVPLRSSLTPATRLGTLPEALLAAVAAAGLGWSALRAFRARRAS, encoded by the coding sequence GTGAGCACCACCATCACCCCTGTCGACGCCCCCGGCCCCGCCGCCTCGCGGGCCGGCCGCTTCGCCCCGCGGCGCCTCGTGCGACCGGGTGCGGCGGTACTCTCCGGGTTCCTGCTCTTCCTGAGCTTCCCGCCCCGGCCGCTGTGGTGGCTGGCGCTGCCGGCCTTCGGCCTGCTCGGCTGGACCTTGCGCGGCCGACGACCACGGGCGGGCTTCGGTCTCGGCTACCTCGCCGGTCTCGGCTTCCTGCTCCCGCTGCTCATCTGGACCGGCGAGGAGGTCGGGCCGGGGCCCTGGCTCGCGCTCTGCGCCGCCGAGGCGCTCTTCGTCGCGGCCTCCTGCCTCGGCATCGCGGCCGTCTCGCGGCTGCCCGGCTGGCCGGTGTTCGCCGCCGCGCTGTGGATCCTCGGCGAGGCGGCCCGCGCCCGTGTCCCCTTCGGCGGCTTCCCCTGGGGCAAGATCGCCTTCGGGCAGGCAGACGGGGTCTTCCTGCCGCTCGCCGCCGTCGGCGGCACCCCGGTACTCGGCTTCGCCGTCGCCCTCTGCGGCTTCGGCCTCTACGAGACCGTCCGGCGGATCCGCGCGTACCGGCGGACCGGCGCCGCGCCGCGCGGCGCGCTGGCCGTCGCCGCCCTCACGGTCCTCGTCCCGGTCACCGGTGCCGTCGCCGCCCTGCCCCTCGTCGACGACACGGCGGAGGACGGCACCGCGACCGTCGCCGCGGTCCAGGGCAACGTGCCCCGTCTGGGACTCGACTTCAACTCCCAGCGGCGGGCCGTGCTCGACAACCACGTCGCTCGCACGAAGGAGCTCGCGGCGGACGTGAAGGCGGGCCGGAAGCCCCAGCCCGACTTCGTCCTCTGGCCGGAGAACTCCTCCGACATCGACCCCTACGCCAATCCCGACGCCCAGGAGGTCATCGACGGGGCGGTCAGGGCGATCGGCGTGCCGACCGTGATCGGCGCCGTCGTCGCGCCCCCGACAGGTAAGCTGCGCAACACCCTCATCGAGTGGGACCCCGGGAAGGGCCCGGTCGCCACCTACGACAAGCGGCACGTCCAGCCCTTCGGCGAGTACATCCCGATGCGCTCCTTCGTCCGCGTCTTCAACAGCAACGTGGACCGTGTCAGCCGTGACTTCGGCCCCGGCACGAAGGTCGGTCTCTTCGGCCTCGCCGGTACCAAGGTCGGCCTCGCCACCTGCTACGAGGCCGCCTTCGACTGGGCCGTGCGGGACACCGTCACCCACGGCGCCCAGCTGATCTCCGTGCCCAGCAACAACGCCACCTTCGGACGCAGCGAGATGACCTACCAGCAGCTCGCCATGTCCCGGGTGCGTGCCGTCGAGCACAGCCGCACCGTGGTCGTGCCCGTCACCAGCGGCGTCAGCGCGATCATCGGTCCGGACGGCGAGATCGTACGGCGATCGGCGATGTTCACCCCTGACGTGCTGGTCGAGAAGGTGCCGCTGCGGTCCTCGCTCACCCCGGCGACGCGTCTCGGCACGCTCCCCGAGGCCCTCCTGGCGGCAGTCGCGGCGGCCGGCCTGGGCTGGTCGGCGCTTCGGGCCTTCCGCGCCCGCCGCGCCTCCTGA
- a CDS encoding glutamate racemase, producing MKIALMDSGIGLLPAAAAVRRLRPDADLVLSSDPDGMPWGPRTPEDLTARALVVARAAAALGPDALIIACNTATVHALPALRAALEPRIPVIGTVPAIKPAASAGGGLAIWATPGTTGSPYQRDLIRDFAEGAMVTEVPCPGLADAVQYADAEGIKRAVAAAAELTPDDVRTLVLGCTHYELVAEEIRAAVQPPGLPPVVFHGSAGAVAAQALRRIGAEPAPDADATGGLTVLLSGRTATLPEAALSYAEGRLLEAVSPAR from the coding sequence GTGAAGATCGCGCTCATGGACTCCGGAATCGGCCTGCTCCCGGCGGCGGCGGCCGTGCGCCGCCTGCGGCCCGACGCGGACCTCGTCCTCTCCTCCGACCCCGACGGCATGCCCTGGGGCCCGCGGACTCCCGAGGACCTCACGGCACGCGCGCTCGTCGTCGCCCGTGCCGCCGCCGCCCTCGGACCTGACGCGCTGATCATCGCCTGCAACACCGCGACCGTGCACGCACTGCCCGCGCTCCGCGCCGCCCTCGAACCACGCATCCCGGTCATCGGCACGGTCCCCGCGATCAAGCCCGCCGCCTCCGCCGGCGGCGGACTCGCCATCTGGGCGACCCCGGGCACCACCGGAAGCCCGTACCAGCGTGACCTGATCCGCGACTTCGCGGAGGGCGCGATGGTCACCGAGGTGCCCTGCCCCGGGCTCGCCGACGCGGTGCAGTACGCCGACGCGGAAGGGATCAAGCGCGCCGTCGCCGCCGCGGCGGAACTCACCCCGGACGACGTCCGCACCCTCGTGCTCGGCTGCACTCACTACGAACTGGTCGCCGAGGAGATCCGAGCGGCGGTCCAGCCCCCCGGGCTGCCGCCGGTGGTTTTCCACGGCTCCGCCGGGGCAGTCGCCGCACAGGCCCTGCGCCGCATCGGCGCGGAGCCGGCACCGGACGCCGACGCGACCGGCGGCCTGACCGTGCTGTTGAGCGGCCGGACCGCCACTCTTCCGGAGGCAGCCCTGAGCTACGCCGAGGGCCGTCTGCTCGAGGCCGTGAGCCCCGCCCGCTGA
- a CDS encoding 3-hydroxybutyrate dehydrogenase encodes MTRASAPSGGTRPGPSPAARTVALDLTGRVALVTGAAGGIGHACALRLAEAGARVRAVDRAAEGLETLAVSGAGLPGTIEPRLLDLTDLDAAESAAAGADILVNNAGLQLVRPIEEFPPEVFHTVLTVMLEAPFRLIRGALPHMYAQGWGRIVNLSSVHGLRASAYKSAYVAAKHGLEGLSKTAALEGASHGVTSNCVNPGYVRTPLVERQIADQAAAHSIPPERVLTDVLLKDSALKRLVEPEEVAEAVLYLCTPHASFVTGTSLVLDGGWTAH; translated from the coding sequence GTGACGCGCGCGTCCGCGCCGTCCGGGGGGACCCGGCCCGGTCCCTCGCCCGCGGCCCGGACCGTCGCCCTCGACCTCACCGGACGTGTCGCCCTCGTCACCGGCGCCGCCGGCGGGATCGGCCACGCCTGCGCGCTGAGGCTCGCGGAGGCCGGAGCCCGGGTCAGAGCCGTCGACCGGGCGGCGGAGGGTCTGGAGACCCTGGCGGTGAGCGGCGCCGGACTCCCCGGGACGATCGAGCCGCGCCTCCTCGACCTCACCGATCTCGACGCGGCCGAGTCCGCCGCGGCCGGTGCCGACATCCTGGTGAACAACGCCGGCCTCCAACTGGTCCGCCCCATCGAGGAGTTCCCGCCGGAGGTCTTCCACACCGTCCTCACGGTCATGCTGGAAGCCCCGTTCCGGCTGATCCGGGGCGCGCTGCCGCACATGTACGCCCAGGGCTGGGGTCGCATCGTCAACCTCTCCTCCGTGCACGGTCTGCGGGCCTCGGCCTACAAGTCCGCCTATGTGGCCGCCAAACACGGCCTCGAAGGACTCTCCAAGACCGCCGCGCTGGAAGGCGCCTCCCACGGGGTCACCTCCAACTGTGTCAACCCCGGCTATGTGCGCACCCCCCTGGTCGAACGGCAGATCGCCGACCAGGCCGCCGCGCACTCGATCCCTCCGGAACGGGTTCTCACGGACGTCCTGCTCAAGGACTCGGCGCTCAAGCGACTCGTCGAACCCGAGGAGGTCGCCGAGGCCGTGCTCTACCTCTGCACCCCCCACGCCTCCTTCGTCACCGGCACCTCGCTCGTCCTCGACGGTGGCTGGACGGCCCACTGA
- a CDS encoding glycosyltransferase has protein sequence MSATAWIALGSLAAWVWLLLGQGFFWRTDQRLPGVTRHRRWGRRTRPAGPAPDGYGDGSWPRVAVVVPARDEAEVLPLSLPSLLTQDYPGEAEIVLVDDGSTDGTGKLAGELAVRYSGLPLTVVSPGDPEPGWTGKLWALRHGMALARKRDPEFLLLTDADIAHEPDSLRLLVTAAASEGFDLVSQMARLRVATVWERLIVPAFVYFFAQLYPFRWINGRRPRATAAAGGCVLLRTETADRAGVPEAVRQAVIDDVSLARAVRRAGGRVWLGLAERVDSVRPYPRLADLWGMVARSAYAQLRHNPLLLLGTVVALALVYLAPPATLVAGLAGGDATAAVAGGLAWAVMAGTYVPMLRYYGQPVALAPTLPLTALLYLLMTVDSAGRHYRGRGAAWKGRTYGRPQAAPDR, from the coding sequence ATGAGCGCCACTGCCTGGATCGCGTTGGGTTCGCTGGCCGCCTGGGTGTGGCTGCTGCTGGGCCAGGGCTTCTTCTGGCGTACCGACCAGCGGCTGCCCGGCGTGACGCGTCACCGCCGGTGGGGACGCCGTACCCGTCCGGCGGGCCCGGCGCCGGACGGGTACGGGGACGGTTCCTGGCCGCGGGTGGCCGTCGTCGTCCCGGCCCGGGACGAGGCGGAGGTGCTTCCGCTGAGCCTGCCGTCGCTGCTGACCCAGGACTATCCGGGCGAGGCCGAGATCGTGCTCGTCGACGACGGCAGCACCGACGGCACCGGGAAACTCGCGGGTGAGCTGGCCGTGCGCTACAGCGGGCTGCCTCTGACGGTCGTCTCGCCGGGCGATCCGGAACCCGGCTGGACGGGGAAGCTGTGGGCGCTGCGGCACGGCATGGCCCTGGCGCGGAAGCGCGATCCGGAGTTCCTGCTCCTGACGGACGCGGACATCGCGCACGAGCCGGACAGTCTGCGGCTGCTGGTGACGGCGGCGGCCTCCGAGGGGTTCGACCTGGTGTCACAGATGGCGCGGCTGCGGGTCGCGACCGTCTGGGAGCGTCTGATCGTGCCGGCCTTCGTCTACTTCTTCGCGCAGCTGTATCCCTTCCGCTGGATCAACGGCCGCCGTCCGCGGGCGACGGCCGCGGCGGGCGGCTGTGTGCTGCTGCGGACGGAGACCGCCGACCGGGCCGGGGTGCCGGAGGCGGTCCGGCAGGCGGTGATCGACGACGTGTCGCTGGCCCGGGCGGTACGGCGGGCCGGCGGGCGGGTGTGGCTGGGGCTGGCGGAACGCGTCGACAGCGTGCGCCCCTACCCGCGCCTGGCCGATCTGTGGGGCATGGTGGCGCGGTCGGCGTACGCCCAGCTCCGGCACAATCCGCTTCTCCTGCTCGGCACGGTCGTGGCGCTCGCCCTCGTGTACCTGGCGCCGCCGGCCACGCTGGTGGCGGGGCTGGCGGGCGGGGACGCGACGGCGGCCGTGGCGGGCGGTCTGGCCTGGGCGGTCATGGCGGGGACGTACGTGCCGATGCTCCGCTACTACGGGCAGCCGGTCGCGCTGGCCCCGACGCTGCCGCTCACCGCGCTGCTCTATCTGCTCATGACGGTGGACTCGGCCGGACGGCACTACCGGGGCCGGGGCGCCGCCTGGAAGGGACGCACCTACGGGCGTCCCCAGGCCGCGCCCGACCGGTAG
- a CDS encoding TerD family protein, whose product MGAIMSMLKGANVPVRARTVRVELVRSSSGGVPDVDASALLLVSGKVRSDADFVFYNQPAHASGAVRHEGKRTTGDVVTDTLRVDLDRVEPEVERIVLAGSADGGAFGQVRGLHVRVTDEDGGAEIARYDSTDATVETAFVLGELYRRQGAWKFRAVGQGYDSGLEGLATDFGITVDEPQRPTAPEVAPPAAPAPVAAPPVSSAAPPQPVRLTKVTLTKEAPTVSLAKQGGTSGAMRVHLDWQMRKQFTGWGGKLGRAVAQHADLDLDLCALYELTDGRKGVVQALGNSFGSLHQPPYIHLDGDDRTGASTSGENLTINLDHKDKLRRILVFVTVYEGARSFADLHATVTLQPQLGAAVDFSLDDCTVPSTVCALALLTREDGDLVVRREARYLVPARGVSPQRTVDQAYGWGMNWTPGRK is encoded by the coding sequence ATGGGGGCGATCATGTCCATGCTTAAAGGGGCCAATGTTCCGGTGCGGGCGCGCACCGTGCGCGTGGAATTGGTCCGGAGTTCAAGCGGAGGTGTCCCGGACGTCGACGCCTCGGCGCTACTCCTCGTGTCGGGGAAAGTGCGCTCCGACGCCGACTTCGTTTTCTACAACCAGCCGGCACACGCCTCGGGCGCCGTCCGGCACGAGGGTAAACGGACCACCGGAGATGTCGTGACCGACACGCTCCGGGTCGATCTGGACCGGGTCGAGCCGGAGGTCGAGCGGATCGTGCTCGCTGGATCGGCCGACGGCGGGGCCTTCGGACAGGTGCGGGGACTCCACGTCCGGGTGACGGACGAGGACGGCGGTGCCGAGATCGCCCGCTACGACAGCACGGACGCGACCGTGGAGACGGCGTTCGTCCTCGGCGAGCTCTACCGGCGGCAGGGTGCCTGGAAGTTCCGGGCGGTGGGACAGGGGTACGACTCCGGTCTGGAGGGCCTCGCGACCGACTTCGGCATCACGGTCGACGAGCCGCAGCGGCCCACGGCGCCCGAGGTCGCCCCGCCCGCCGCCCCCGCGCCCGTGGCCGCCCCGCCCGTGTCGTCCGCCGCCCCGCCACAGCCGGTACGGCTCACCAAGGTCACCCTCACGAAGGAGGCTCCGACGGTGTCCCTCGCCAAGCAGGGCGGCACCTCGGGCGCCATGCGCGTGCACCTCGACTGGCAGATGCGCAAGCAGTTCACCGGCTGGGGCGGCAAACTAGGCCGGGCCGTCGCCCAGCACGCGGACCTCGACCTCGACCTCTGTGCCCTGTACGAGCTGACGGACGGCCGCAAAGGCGTGGTCCAGGCCCTCGGCAACTCCTTCGGGTCGCTCCACCAGCCCCCCTACATCCATCTCGACGGCGACGACCGCACCGGAGCCTCCACGTCCGGCGAGAACCTCACCATCAACCTCGACCACAAGGACAAGCTCCGCCGGATTCTCGTCTTCGTCACCGTCTACGAAGGCGCCCGCAGCTTCGCCGACCTGCACGCCACCGTCACCCTGCAGCCCCAGCTAGGCGCGGCCGTCGACTTCTCCCTCGACGACTGCACCGTCCCGTCCACCGTCTGCGCGCTCGCCCTGCTCACCCGGGAGGACGGCGACCTCGTGGTGCGCCGGGAGGCCCGCTACCTCGTCCCGGCGCGTGGCGTCAGCCCGCAGCGGACCGTGGACCAGGCGTACGGCTGGGGCATGAACTGGACACCCGGACGGAAGTGA
- a CDS encoding MFS transporter → MAAATTSPTPPGSLKRIVAASLIGTTIEWYDFFLYGSAAALVFNKLFFPGSDPLVGTLLSFLTYAVGFAARPLGALVFGHFGDRVGRKKLLVLSLLLMGGATFAIGLLPTHATVGSAAPLLLTTLRLVQGFALGGEWGGAVLLVSEHGDAARRGFWASWPQTGAPAGQLLATGVLSALTALLSDAAFLSWGWRVPFLLSGVLVVVGLWIRLSVDESPVFKAALAAAERRKAAHGQAEKTPLVAVLRHHWRDVLIAMGARMAENISYYVITAFILVYATTSVGLSKQTALNAVLIASAVHFAVIPAWGALSDRIGRRPVYLIGAIGVGAWMYPFFALIDSGSFAWLLLAVSVGLVLHGAMYAPQAAFFSEMFATRMRYSGASIGAQFSSVAAGAPAPLIATALLADYGTSTPITLYVIAAALLTVVAVACARETRNRDLSEDAGDTGRAEHAGVRAGA, encoded by the coding sequence ATGGCCGCCGCAACAACCTCCCCGACGCCACCCGGTTCCCTCAAGCGGATCGTCGCCGCCAGTCTCATCGGCACGACCATCGAGTGGTACGACTTCTTCCTCTACGGTTCGGCCGCCGCCCTCGTGTTCAACAAGCTGTTCTTCCCCGGTTCGGACCCGCTGGTCGGAACCCTGCTGTCGTTCCTGACCTATGCCGTCGGATTCGCCGCCCGGCCGCTGGGCGCGCTGGTGTTCGGGCACTTCGGCGACCGGGTGGGGCGCAAGAAACTGCTGGTACTCAGTCTGCTGCTGATGGGCGGGGCGACCTTCGCCATCGGGCTGCTGCCGACGCACGCGACCGTCGGATCCGCCGCGCCGCTGCTCCTCACCACACTGCGACTGGTGCAGGGGTTCGCGCTCGGCGGTGAGTGGGGCGGGGCCGTCCTGCTCGTGTCGGAACACGGTGACGCCGCACGACGCGGATTCTGGGCGTCCTGGCCGCAGACCGGGGCGCCGGCGGGCCAACTCCTGGCGACCGGCGTGCTCTCCGCGCTGACCGCGCTGCTCTCGGACGCCGCGTTCCTCTCCTGGGGCTGGCGCGTGCCGTTCCTGCTCTCCGGTGTGCTCGTGGTCGTGGGCCTGTGGATACGCCTGTCCGTCGACGAGTCCCCCGTGTTCAAGGCCGCCCTCGCCGCCGCCGAGCGGCGCAAGGCAGCGCACGGGCAGGCCGAGAAGACGCCGCTGGTCGCCGTGCTGCGCCACCACTGGCGTGACGTGCTGATCGCGATGGGCGCCCGGATGGCGGAGAACATCAGCTACTACGTGATCACCGCGTTCATCCTCGTCTACGCGACGACCTCGGTGGGTCTTTCCAAGCAGACCGCGCTCAACGCCGTGCTCATCGCCTCCGCCGTGCACTTCGCCGTCATCCCGGCCTGGGGCGCGCTGTCCGACCGGATCGGCCGACGGCCGGTCTATCTGATCGGCGCGATCGGCGTCGGCGCCTGGATGTACCCGTTCTTCGCGCTGATCGATTCGGGGAGCTTCGCCTGGCTGCTGCTCGCGGTGAGCGTCGGCCTGGTCCTGCACGGGGCGATGTACGCGCCGCAGGCCGCGTTCTTCTCCGAGATGTTCGCGACCCGGATGCGCTACTCCGGTGCCTCCATCGGCGCCCAGTTCTCCTCCGTCGCCGCCGGCGCCCCCGCCCCGCTGATCGCGACCGCGCTGCTCGCCGACTACGGCACCTCGACGCCCATCACCCTCTATGTGATCGCCGCCGCGCTGCTGACGGTGGTCGCCGTCGCCTGCGCCCGGGAGACCCGCAACCGCGACCTGTCCGAGGACGCCGGGGATACCGGCCGGGCCGAGCACGCCGGCGTACGGGCAGGCGCCTGA
- a CDS encoding transposase, with the protein MGSKKKPPCDAEFREGAVRIVVETGRSAGDVAEELGINPGTPHSWVSRWRRNGTTSSDRPVQPTAASGGGGSGRVREAERAELERLRREIGEKNKRIRELETERDAFKRCRPPCVK; encoded by the coding sequence ATGGGGTCCAAGAAGAAGCCGCCGTGCGACGCCGAGTTCCGTGAGGGCGCGGTGCGCATCGTGGTCGAGACCGGGAGGTCGGCCGGGGACGTCGCCGAGGAGCTCGGGATCAACCCGGGCACGCCGCACAGCTGGGTGTCGCGGTGGCGGCGCAACGGGACGACGTCCTCGGACCGGCCCGTACAACCGACAGCCGCCAGTGGTGGGGGCGGTAGCGGTCGGGTGCGGGAGGCAGAGCGGGCCGAGCTGGAGCGGCTGCGCCGGGAGATCGGGGAGAAGAACAAGCGGATCCGGGAGCTGGAGACGGAACGTGATGCCTTCAAGCGATGCAGGCCCCCCTGCGTGAAGTGA